One genomic window of Pecten maximus chromosome 3, xPecMax1.1, whole genome shotgun sequence includes the following:
- the LOC117323977 gene encoding arginase-1-like encodes MPEIRMPASQEIGVIGIPFSKGQSRHGTDMAPQKLRDAGLITKLEEQGINVTDYGDLPLETHPNDLQIGNTKNPKTVGAASEMIAKSVENILKENKTVLALGGDHSMAIGSIYGHWKAQPDVVIIWIDAHADINTPLTSGSGNMHGMPLSFLIKELDQYVPELPGLEYVKPCIPAKNLAYIGLRDVDPGERKIIEMLGIPAFSMQEVDKFGIKEVVEMALKAVDPIGDKPIHLSFDVDALDPTLMPSTGTPVHGGLSLREGLYIAEEMAATGRMSVVDIAEVNPMLGDENDVAKTINMTLEVIQRCCGRRRRGGYPPGYKVPVPESS; translated from the exons TCACGTCATGGGACAGACATGGCGCCCCAGAAGCTCAGAGACGCCGGGCTGATAACGAAATTAGAAGAGCAGGGCATCAATGTAACCGACTATGGAGATCTCCCATTGGAAACACATCCAAATGACCTCCAGATCGGAAACACCAAGAATCCAAAAACCGTAGGAGCCGCATCGGAAATG ATTGCCAAATCGGTTGAAAACATTCTGAAGGAAAACAAGACAGTCCTAGCTCTGGGAGGGGACCATAGTATGGCCATAGGCTCCATATACGGACACTGGAAGGCTCAACCAGATGTTGTCATCATCTGGATCGATGCACATGCAGACATAAATACACCGCTGACATCCGGAAGTGGTAATATGCACGGGATGCCGCTGTCGTTTCTCATTAAAGAACTCGACCAGTATGTACCGGAACTCCCGGGCTTGGAGTACGTTAAACCTTG CATCCCAGCAAAGAACCTTGCCTACATCGGTTTACGGGATGTGGACCCTGGCGAGAG GAAAATTATTGAAATGCTTGGTATCCCAGCATTCTCAATGCAGGAAGTTGACAAATTCGGTATTAAGGAAGTCGTGGAGATGGCATTGAAAGCTGTAGACCCTAT AGGTGACAAGCCGATTCATTTGAGTTTTGACGTGGATGCACTGGACCCCACGCTGATGCCCAGTACGGGGACCCCCGTACACGGCGGACTGTCTCTGAGGGAGGGACTATATATTGCGGAGGAGATGGCAGCCACAG GGCGGATGTCTGTGGTCGATATTGCAGAGGTCAACCCGATGTTGGGTGACGAAAATGACGTCGCCAAGACAATAAATATGACTTTGGAGGTGATACAGCGGTGCTGTGGACGGAGGCGGAGGGGAGGCTACCCACCAGGCTACAAAGTACCGGTCCCGGAGTCGTCATAG